A region from the Silene latifolia isolate original U9 population chromosome 7, ASM4854445v1, whole genome shotgun sequence genome encodes:
- the LOC141590252 gene encoding uncharacterized protein LOC141590252: MLAAAIPSELRQVCMYKGFGTTLTGPTLQWYINLPNGSIKSFADLINSFNNQFASSRELEKRSSDLYRIMQKPSETIRAFLTRFNKKNVSIPRCDVGTVVDAFRQGLPLDSDFYDELTMKPCLTFEDVQAKAIGYIRLEEDKSFKAETSDSVSGYERSNRKSSNHKGSSSRPSPYTRPDRSEVNYSHEQRGNSYTYPPIQEYNFSVDTAGLIKRLDNMGDIVKWPKKTDNPNSRKDTTRWCKFHMDIGHTTEECLGLRKQVAYLLKKGYLKDLMPSKNREDSGSRKDQERPQRDLPPTPLIYEVKFINGGSEICGILDIHHDDLVITMQIGTARLLRILVDGGRSVNVLKAMRIDENQIIRKSNVLVGFSGETKSTLREIYLPTYVEGVSSYERFGVLYCLSS, translated from the exons ATGTTGGCAGCCGCAATACCCAGTGAGCTGCGACAAGTATGTATGTACAAGGgttttggaacgaccctgaccggACCTACCcttcaatggtacataaacctgccaaatggaagcatcaagtcctttgcagaTCTGATAAACTCGTTCAACAATCAATTCGCCAGCAGCAGGGAACtcgaaaagagatccagtgacctatacAGAATCATGCAAAAGCCTAGCGAGACAATCAGAGCATTCCTGACTAGATTCAACAAAAAGAATgtatcaatccccagatgtgatgttggaacagtgGTGGACGCTTTCAGGCAGGGACTACCATTGGATAGCGATTTCTATGACGAGCTGACCATGAAACCTTGCCTGACTTTTGAAGACGTTCAGGCAAAGGCTATTGGCTACATCAGActggaagaagacaaaagctTCAAGGCTGAAACCAGTGACAGCGTTTCAGGATACGAAAGATCCAACAGAAAAAGTTCTAATCACaaaggaagcagttccaggccatccccCTACACTaggcctgacagatcagaagttaACTATTCTCATGAGCAACGAGGTAACTCTTATACTTACCCACCTattcaagaatataacttctctgttgatacTGCAGGGTTGatcaaaaggcttgacaacatgggagacattgtcaagtggcccaaAAAGACGGACAATCCCAACTCAAGGAAGGACACAACAAGATGGTGtaaatttcacatggacataggacatACCACAGAAGAATGTCTGGGTCTACGCAAACAAGTAGCTTACCTATTAAAGAAAGGCTACCTGAAAGATTTGATGCCATCAAAGAACAGGGAAGACAGCGGATCAAGAAAGGATCAAGAAAGACCACAACGTGACCTGCCCCCAACACCActcatctatgaagtcaaattcatcaatggaggatctgagatCTGTG GAATCTTGGATATCCATCATGATGACCTGGTCATCACTATGCAAATTGGGACTGCACGTCTCCTGAGAATCCTAGTAGATGGTGGCAGATCAGTCAACGTCTTGAAAGCCATGAGGATTGATGAGAACCAGATCATAAGAAAGTCAAATGtcttggtaggattcagtggtgaaaccaagaGCACCCTGCGAGAGATCTACCTGCCAACCtatgttgaaggagtctcatcatatgaaagatttggagtcctgtaTTGCCTTTCATCCTAA